The uncultured Flavobacterium sp. DNA window CGCTTTGCCAGAATTCTTTGGTTTCGACATTCATCATTGTCAACGAACCTCTAAAGGCAGCACCTGTATCTACATTCCAGACATTGGCTTTTTGAACAGGAACTGTTTCACCAATTCGGGTTACAGGAGTGTGTCCAATAAAGATTTCTTTGTATAAAGAAAATCGTTTAGGATAAAACATGTCGCCTTCTTTTAGATTTGGATCTAATGAAAGTGCCGTTTCCCATAATGTTCTGTCCCAAAAAAATAATTTAGGGAAATATTCATAAGTTATACCATTAACGTTTGTAAAACCGGCATGAATATATAAACGGTTTTCTTCGTCCAGATAATAATCTTCCAGTGATTCTAAAAACGCAATATGAATTTTGATTTTTTCGGCACTTACTTTTTCGTAAGCCTTTACCGTTGCTTCACCGCCGTGTTTGTACCACGAAGTTTCGTCAATTTCTTCGGTTTCGTTTCTAAACCACGACAATAATAGATCATCATGATTTCCTTTAATGCAAATACAGTTTTGTTTGCTTTGTAAGTCAATTAAGTAATCAATTACTTGTGGCGACTGGCTCCATCCATCGACATAATCGCCTAAAAATATGAGAGTATCTTTGGTTGTAATTTCGGCTCTTTTCATCACTTGCTCAAGTGCGAGTAGTCCACCGTGTATGTCGCCTATAACAAATGTTCGCATTTTATTTTATTTCGTGTAGAAGTACAAAAATAAAGAAAATGATTTGTTTGTAATCATTAAGTTGATAATCTTTCATAATAGAGATGAAGAATAGAAAAGTTGCCACGAATTACACAAATTTCCACAAATCAAATTTTCTTAAAAATGTGTTGTTATGATTTATATTAAAATCCAGTTTTTTACTTCCCTTCAAAATAAAAATTAACGCGATGAAAAATTAGTGAAAATTGGTGTAATTCGTGGCAACTTTTTTTAGATTGATTTATCTTCGATGAATCAATTTGAAGAGATATTTTATGATAAATTTCATCTTATGTGATTGGTTTCCTGATTAAATTTGTAGCATGTCTGAAGTACCTACATATCGAAAAATTATCCATATCGACATGGATGCTTTTTATGCCTCGGTAGAGCAAATGGATAATCCGGCTTTACGCGGAAAACCTGTTGCTGTTGGAGGTTCAGAAAATAGAGGAGTAGTTTCGGCAGCAAGTTACGAAGCCCGAAAATTTGGTGTTCGAAGTGCGATAAGCGGAGTTTTGGCAAAAAAGTATTGCCCTGATATTATTTTTGTCCGCCCGAGATTTGATCGGTACAAAGAGATTTCGAGTAAAATTCATAAAATCTTTCATGAATATACAGATTTGGTTGAGCCACTTTCGCTTGACGAAGCTTATCTTGATGTAACGCAGAATAAAAAAGGAAATCCAAGTGCGAGTTTGCTTGCTCAGGAAATTAGGATGCGAATTTTGAATGAAGTTGGATTATCAGCTTCAGCGGGAATCTCAATCAATAAATTTGTAGCTAAAATTGCCAGTGATGTTAACAAACCAAACGGACAGAAAACGGTAAATCCGGATGAAGTTGAGGCTTTTTTAGAAGAATTACCGATCAGGAAATTTTACGGCGTTGGAAAAGTGACGACTGAAAAAATGTACCAATTAGGAATTTTTACAGGAACGGATCTTAAAAGTAAATCACTGGAGTTTCTGGAGAAACATTTCGGGAAGTCCGGTGCATTTTATTATAAAGTTGTTCGTGGAATTCATAATAGCGAGGTAAAATCAGATCGTATAACAAAATCGGTCGCAGCCGAACATACTTTTGATGTGAATTTATCTTCGGAAATCTTTATGTTAGAGCAGTTGGATAGAATTGCCGTTTCATTAGAAAAACGACTAAAAAAGCATAATATATCCGGAAAAACGGTAACGCTTAAGATTAAATACAGTGATTTTACCCAGCAAACCAGAAGCAAAACATTGCCTTATTTTATTTCGGATAAAAGTCTGATTATTGAAACTGTCGAAGAGTTATTGTATCAGGAGCGTATGAGAGACTCTGTTCGATTGCTCGGAATTTCTTTGAGTAATCTGAATACCGAAGAAAAGAAAGCTGTTGTTGTCCAGCTTAAGTTTGCATTCTGATTTAAATTAATGTATCATTAAATTATAATCTTTTATGCTTTTGGGACGAATTTTCTTTCTATCTTTGAGAGAGATCACACTAACTTAATCATTTACAATGAAAGCTAATAAATTTGAAGAAGCTTCAAATCGTCATTCTCTGCCAATTATGGCATGGGAATTTCATTGTGAGTATGTAAGAGAATTGAAAGCTGTTTTGATTGATTTGAAGAAAGTGAAAAAGATTTCGGAACAATTTTCCTGGAACGAGGTTAATTTGGATATTAAAGACAGAATTCAGGACGAAGTTGTGTTAGTTACAGATTTGGATCTAAAAATTGTTTTTGCTTCAAATAAGATCAAAAGAATGACCGGTTATAAAGAAGAAGAAGTTATTGGGAAAACGCCAAGAATGTTTCAAGGACCAATGACTTGTAAAACTGCTTTAGAAGAA harbors:
- a CDS encoding metallophosphoesterase family protein — protein: MRTFVIGDIHGGLLALEQVMKRAEITTKDTLIFLGDYVDGWSQSPQVIDYLIDLQSKQNCICIKGNHDDLLLSWFRNETEEIDETSWYKHGGEATVKAYEKVSAEKIKIHIAFLESLEDYYLDEENRLYIHAGFTNVNGITYEYFPKLFFWDRTLWETALSLDPNLKEGDMFYPKRFSLYKEIFIGHTPVTRIGETVPVQKANVWNVDTGAAFRGSLTMMNVETKEFWQSEPLNELYFDERGRN
- the dinB gene encoding DNA polymerase IV — translated: MSEVPTYRKIIHIDMDAFYASVEQMDNPALRGKPVAVGGSENRGVVSAASYEARKFGVRSAISGVLAKKYCPDIIFVRPRFDRYKEISSKIHKIFHEYTDLVEPLSLDEAYLDVTQNKKGNPSASLLAQEIRMRILNEVGLSASAGISINKFVAKIASDVNKPNGQKTVNPDEVEAFLEELPIRKFYGVGKVTTEKMYQLGIFTGTDLKSKSLEFLEKHFGKSGAFYYKVVRGIHNSEVKSDRITKSVAAEHTFDVNLSSEIFMLEQLDRIAVSLEKRLKKHNISGKTVTLKIKYSDFTQQTRSKTLPYFISDKSLIIETVEELLYQERMRDSVRLLGISLSNLNTEEKKAVVVQLKFAF
- a CDS encoding PAS domain-containing protein, which produces MKANKFEEASNRHSLPIMAWEFHCEYVRELKAVLIDLKKVKKISEQFSWNEVNLDIKDRIQDEVVLVTDLDLKIVFASNKIKRMTGYKEEEVIGKTPRMFQGPMTCKTALEEMREAIKLQIPFEKTIQNYRKDGRVYKCKINALPVFNVKGKVTHFIAFEKDLSA